From a single Candidatus Deferrimicrobiaceae bacterium genomic region:
- the cls gene encoding cardiolipin synthase: protein MYDGWRIAALVLSTVGYIFALILIPRIILERRQPAATVAWVLSIALLPVVGIPLYYLVGERRIRRHIRAKIGAVGSAESSVENRVRPGDLSSPIAADCGSVLVRAGAPPPVAGNRVVIIHRGDEAYRAVLGLIEEARDHIHAQFFILDVDRIGKRFIHALAARAKSGIRVRLLLDAVGSWRALRQIVRPLRRAGGEVAEFLPALPLHRKWSAHLRNHRKLLVTDGMAAFCGGMNIGKHYMGPKREDSQWRDIGVVIRGPAVRDLQVIFLDDWAFATEETGPPGHLFPSLPPRKVDPPQAGTLQVVTSGPDRALHPIYQGVFTAFTSARRRIWIATPYFVPDDAIGTALENAALRGIDVRLIVPEKSDLRMVWLAGRSYFDDLMLAGVKISLYQPTNIHSKTLIIDDDVGVVGSSNVDIRSFFLNFELGVFLYGAKEIDRLASAYEEDLSHSRRLDPAAFSRRPKTVRLLEDTCRIFSPLF from the coding sequence TTGTACGACGGTTGGCGGATCGCCGCGCTCGTCCTCTCCACGGTCGGGTACATCTTCGCCCTCATCCTCATCCCGCGCATCATTCTCGAAAGGCGCCAGCCCGCGGCGACGGTCGCGTGGGTGCTCTCCATCGCCCTCCTGCCCGTGGTCGGGATCCCCTTGTACTACCTCGTGGGAGAACGGCGCATCCGGCGTCACATCCGGGCGAAGATCGGGGCGGTCGGGTCCGCCGAAAGCTCCGTGGAGAACCGTGTGCGGCCCGGGGATCTATCCTCCCCCATCGCGGCGGACTGCGGCAGCGTCCTTGTCCGGGCGGGTGCGCCCCCTCCGGTGGCCGGGAACCGGGTCGTCATCATCCACCGGGGGGACGAGGCGTACCGGGCGGTCCTGGGCCTGATCGAGGAGGCGCGCGACCATATCCACGCCCAGTTCTTCATCCTCGACGTCGACCGCATCGGCAAGCGGTTCATCCACGCCCTCGCCGCCCGGGCGAAGTCGGGCATCCGGGTGCGTCTCCTGCTGGACGCGGTGGGGTCGTGGCGCGCCCTGCGGCAAATCGTCCGGCCGCTTCGGCGCGCGGGCGGGGAGGTGGCGGAGTTCCTTCCCGCGCTCCCTCTCCACCGCAAGTGGTCGGCCCACCTCCGCAATCACCGGAAACTCCTCGTCACCGACGGGATGGCCGCCTTCTGCGGGGGGATGAACATCGGGAAACACTACATGGGCCCGAAGCGGGAGGATTCCCAATGGCGGGATATCGGCGTGGTGATCCGCGGACCGGCGGTCCGGGACCTTCAGGTGATCTTCCTCGACGACTGGGCGTTCGCCACGGAGGAGACCGGTCCTCCGGGACACCTGTTCCCCTCTCTTCCCCCCCGGAAGGTCGATCCGCCGCAGGCGGGGACGCTCCAGGTGGTGACCTCCGGCCCGGACCGGGCACTCCACCCGATCTACCAGGGGGTCTTCACGGCGTTCACCTCGGCCCGGAGGAGGATCTGGATCGCCACGCCGTATTTCGTCCCCGACGACGCCATCGGGACCGCACTCGAAAACGCCGCGCTGCGGGGGATCGACGTCCGCCTGATCGTCCCGGAGAAATCGGACCTGCGGATGGTGTGGCTGGCGGGAAGGTCCTACTTCGACGACCTGATGCTGGCGGGGGTGAAGATCTCCCTGTACCAGCCCACGAACATCCACTCCAAGACGCTGATCATCGACGACGACGTCGGCGTGGTGGGGTCGTCGAACGTGGACATCCGGAGTTTCTTCCTCAACTTCGAGCTCGGCGTGTTTCTCTACGGAGCGAAGGAGATCGATCGGCTCGCGTCGGCGTATGAGGAGGACCTCTCCCATTCCCGCCGGCTCGATCCGGCCGCCTTCTCGCGCCGACCGAAAACGGTGCGGCTTCTCGAGGACACCTGCCGGATCTTCTCCCCGCTCTTCTGA